The sequence ATCCCATACACCGTTCAGACGGGCCCTGTCGCCCCGCCTTATGCCGCAAGGATCGCACCATATGGATTACGACGCCGTTACCGAGACCTTCCGACGCCTCGCACTGGAGGCGGGCGCGAAGATCATGGAGATCTACGGCAGCGACGATTTCGAGGTGCGCGCGAAGGGCGACGACAGCCCGGTGACGGCGGCAGACGAGGCGGCGGACGCGCTAATCTCCGCCGGGCTGCGCGCGGCGTTTCCGGAGATGGCGTTCGTGACCGAGGAGCAGGCGGCGACACATGAGCAGAGTGCCGCGACCTTCCTGATCGTCGACCCGCTCGACGGCACGAAGGAGTTCGTGCAGCGTCGCGGCGAGTTCACGGTGAACATTGCGCTGGTCGAGGACGGTGTGCCGGCCCGCGGCGTGGTCTATGCACCGGCGATCGGGCGACTCTTTTACACCGACGCCACCGGGCAGACGGTGGAGGAGGCGGCGCCGTTCGGGCCCGCGCCGGGCGCGACCACGCCGCTATCGGTGGCAGAGGCGAACGGCCCGCTGCGCGTCGTCGCCTCCAAGTCCCACCGGGATCAGGCCACTGACGACTATATCGGCAAGTACGACGTGGCCGAGCTGGTGAGCGCCGGGTCGTCTCTCAAGTTCTGCCTCGTCGCCGCAGGGGAGGCCGACCTATACCCCCGCCTCGGCCGAACGATGGAATGGGATACCGCTGCTGGTGACGCCGTGCTGCGCGGCGCGGGCGGCCGGATGGTCCGCTTCGAGGATCACGCAACCTTCGCCTATGGCAAGCCGAGGTTCGAGAACGGCCACTTCATCGCCTGCGGCCGTGGCGTGGAGCTGAAGGCGTGAGCGACGTCCTGATCGCGATCCCGGCCCGCTACGCCTCCACCCGCTATCCCGGCAAGCCGCTGGTCGAGCTGCGCGGCGCCTCAGGCGAGCGGCGCAGCCTGATCCGGCGGAGCTGGGATGCAGCCTGTGCCGTGGCGGGTGGCGCGCAGGTCGTCGTCGCCACCGATGACGATCGGATCGCGGAGCATGCGCGGGGCTTCGGCGCCGAGGTCGTGATGACCTCCGAGAGCTGCGCCAACGGGACCGAGCGTTGCGCCGACGTGCTGGAGCGGACGGGCCTGACGCCCGGAATCGTGGTGAACCTGCAGGGCGACGCCCCGCTGACCCCCGCCTGGTTCGTCGAGGACCTGATCGCCGCCCTGCGCGCGGATGACAGCGTCGATGTGGCGACACCGGTGCTGCGCACGGACTCCGAAGCGCTCGCTGGGTTTCGCGAGGATCGGCTGAACGGCCGCGTCGGCGGGACCACCGCCGTGTTCGATCGGCAGGGACGCGCGCTCTACTTCTCGAAGGAGGTGATCCCGTATACCGGCCGCGATTTCGCGCCGGGCGAGGATAACCCCGTCTTCCACCATGTGGGCGTCTACGCCTACCGGCCAGCGGCGCTCGGGCGCTACCGCGACTGGCCGACCGGTCCGCTGGAGCGGTGGGAGGGGTTGGAGCAGCTCCGCTTCCTCGAAAACGGCGCCGCGATCCGCTGTGTCGAGGTCGAGGCGCGGGGGCGCGCCTTCTGGGAGCTCAACAACCCCGTCGACGTCTCGCGGATCGAGGCGATCCTCGCCGAACAGGGCATCGACTGACCCCGTGCGCGCCGCGCCCAGCGTCAGCGTCGTCATCCCCAACCGTGGCCGGGCGGAGCTACTGGACCGAGCGCTGATCGGGCTGCGGCGGCAATGGCCAGTGGTGCCGGAGATCGTCGTGGTCTCCGATCGCGCGGAGCCACACCCGCTCGCCGACATCTGGGTGCACCAGCCGGAGCCCAATGTCGCGCGCGCCCGAAATGCCGGGATCAATGCCGCGCATGGCGCGATCATCGCCTTCCTCGACGACGATGCAGTGCCCGCGCCGGGCTGGCTCGAGGCGCTTCTGGCTGCGTTCGAAGACCCGGCGGTGGAGGCGGCCGGTGGTCCGGTGCTCGGCCCCGATGGCGAAACGGTGCAGTGGGACCGGACCGGTTTCAATGAAGCGGGCGAGGATGGTGCCGACCACCCCCACCTCAAGCTCAACGGCACCAACATGGCGGTGCGCCGATCGACGCTCGCGCGCCTTGGCGGGTTCGATGAGCGCTATGCCTACTTCCTCGATGAGACCGATCTTCTTCTGCGTGTTTACCGTCAGAACGGGCGGGCAGCGTGGTGTACCGATGCGGTCGTCCATCACCACACGGCGACGAACGCCGTGCGCGGCCGGATGTCGACGGCGGAGGGATTCCGGGTGCTGGGGCGCAGCAAGGCCACCTTCTGCGCGACGCATCTGACTGATCAGGCAGCACAGGTGCAGGCACATGCCGACTTCGCGCAGGAGCAGCGCAGGCGCCTCCTCAACGCGCATCAGTTCGGCCGCCTCAGCGGCAAGGGCGTGTCGGCGCGACAGACGGCGCTGATCGAGGGGCTCGCGGAGCCCGTCGCCGCGCCGAAACTCGCCACCATCAGCGAGGACGCGAAAGCAGCAGGGCACCCAAGCGCCCGCCCCAGACGCATCGCGCTCATCCCCCGGTTGCTCGGTCGGCGGGCGGCCCGGCGCGCTGCGGCCCGACTCGCCGACTCAGGGGCCGAGGTCTTCCTCATCGAGCTTCGCTGGCTCCGCCTGCCACCCCGGACGACATTCCGCACGCCGGGATACTGGTGGGTCCGGCGGGGCCTCTTCGGAACCGGATATCGCTATCCTCGTTTCACCAATGCGGCACAGAATGAGCTGAACCGTCTGAAGCCGCTCGATTCTGTGATCTGGGGCACGACAGGGGGAGATGCAAAATGGGTCGAAACCGGCGAGGACCGACCTCCCGAGACCGCGTCAGCCCGCCGCATTTCATGGGCCGATGTTGTATTGCGGTCGCAGTTACAACCCTAAGTTGTCTTTGAAAATACACCTTCGCAGGCTACCTTTGCTGCATAGCACAACAGGGATTCCCAATATGAAACGCAAGGTCACGAAAGCCGTTTTCCCCGTGGCGGGAATGGGAACACGCTTTCTTCCGGCAACCAAGTCGATCCCCAAGGAAATCATGACGCTGGTTGACCGGCCGCTGATCCAATACGCCATCGACGAGGCTCGTGAAGCGGGCATCAAGGAGTTCATCTTCGTCACGGCTCGCGGCAAGCAGAGCCTCGAAGACTACTTCGACAGCGCGCCGGAACTCGAAAAGACGCTGCGCCAGAAGGGCAAGACCGACCTTCTGGATCAGCTCAAGCGGACGGACATGGAATCGGGCGCCATCGCCTATGTCCGCCAGCGCGAGGCGCTCGGCCTCGGACACGCCGTATGGTGCGCACGCCGCCTGATCGGCAACGAGCCCTTCGCGGTGCTTCTGCCCGATGACGTGATCCAGGGCGAGCGTGCTTGTCTGGCAGACATGGTCGAGGCGCACGCAGAGACCGGCGGCAACATCGTCGCTGCCATGGAGGTGCCGAACGAGAAGGTCTCGTCCTACGGCATCCTCGGTGTTTCCGAAGACAACGGGGTGCGGGCCAAGGTCAGCAGCATGGTCGAGAAGCCGGCGATGGAGGACGCGCCCTCCAACCTCGCCGTCATCGGCCGCTACATCCTGACGCCGTCGGTGCTCCAGAACCTCAACAAGAAGGAGCGCGGCGCGGGCAACGAGATCCAGCTCACCGACGCGATCGCCAAGGAGATCGGCAGCGAGAGCGGCGTCTACGGCCTGCGCTTCGAGGGTCAGCGCTTCGACTGCGGCTCCAAGGCGGGGTACCTGCAGGCGACGGTGGCTTTCGGCCTCGACCGCGAGGACCTGCGCGACGAGCTGTCCGACTTCCTCCAGACCGTGCAGCTGGCCAGCAACGCGGCCGCCGCGGCCGAGTGATCGGCCTGACGGACTGAATGCTCCATATCGACCAGTCCCGCGCGTTTGCACGCGCGCGGGACATGCGCCCGACGGGCATCGACCGCGTCGAACGCCACCTGGCACAAGCGCTTGCATCCACCAGTAGTGTCACGGGACTGGTCCGCAGCGGTGGGCGCGTTTGGCATGGGCCGGTGGACGAGCTGTTCGAAGTTGTCGACAGCGCCGACGTGCTGGACCTCGCTGCACTCGCGACCCCGTGGCGCGATGCGACGCGGCGGCGGCGGGAGACGGCGCTGCGGCAACGGTTTGGTCGCGGCGGGCGCCTCGCGGATGGGTTCGAGCGCGGCGCCACATACTTCGCCGCCGGTCACAACCTGCCAACGTACAGAGAGATGGCGGTGCTGCGCGAGGCAAGCGTGCGCCTCGCCATCCTCGTCCACGATATCATTCCATTGACCCACCCGAAGCTCTCCCGCACAGCGCCGGCCGCCCGATTTCAGGAGCGGATGACAGGGGTGGCGCGGCATGCTGACGTGATCCTCCACCTCTCCGACGTCGGGCGGGAGAAATGGCGGACGGCTTTCGGACCGCCGCCACCCGGTCAGATGCATGATGTGCTGAAGCTCGGCCCGACCGGTGCTCCGCCCCTGACCCGCGCCCCGTCGGAGCGGCCAGAGTTCCTCGCCCTCTCCACCATTGAGCCGCGGAAGGGGCATGACCTGCTGCTCGATCTCTGGGAGCAGTTTCCAGAGCCCCCGCGCCTTCACCTCGTCGGGCGGCGGGGCTGGCATGACGCAGCGTTCTTTCGCAGGCTCGATGCCGCTGTCGCGAGTGGTGCGGTGATCGAACACCCCGACCTCGACGACGCCGGTGTCCGGGCGCTGATGGCGCGGTGCCGCGCCCTGCTCTTCCCGTCGGTGGCCGAGGGCTACGGCCTTCCGGTCGCCGAGGCACTGACCGCAAACCTGCCCGTTATCGCCTCTGACTTGCCGGAGCTTCGCGAAATACACGGTGAGCGGGTAAGATACGTGACTGTGAGCGACCGCGAGGCCTGGATGCTTGCAATTTCACCTTTCCTTTGTGACAGGCTTGTCGCGGGGGGTGGCGCCCCGGATCTGCCGTCCTGGGACGAGGTGGCCCTGCAGGTCCGCGCCATCATGTGAGCGTTCGACGAGCGGGGACCGAGCGAGGTCATGAAGATCCGGGAGACCATCTACCGTCTCGCCCTGCGGGCGCGGCGGCGGCGGCTGCAACTTCGCAGTCTGCTGAAGGGCCGGGAGCTCACCTGCCTGCGCGCTCTGCCCGCGGATCTCGACCCCGAGGCCATCCTGCTCGTGTCCACGATGCGTAACGAGTTGGCGCGGCTGCCCTATTTCCTGCGCTACTACCGCGACATCGGCGTCAACCAGTTCATCATGATCGACAACGGCTCGACGGACGGGACGCTGGAATACCTGCTGGAGCAGGACGACGTGGCGGTCTGGCACACGACCGCAAGCTACAAGGCCTCGCGCTTCGGATGCGACTGGGTGAATGCGCTCCTGACGCGCCACGCCGCCGGGCACTGGACGCTGGTGGTCGATGTCGACGAGTTCCTCGTCTACCCACACGCGGACACGCGGCCGCTGAATGCCCTGACGGACTGGCTCGATTCATCATCCGTCAAGTCATTCAGTGCAATGCTGCTCGACATGTATTCCGAGAACCCGATCCGCGACACGATCTATGAGCCGGGCCAGAACCCGTTCGATCAGCTCGCGTGGTTCGATCCCGGCAACTACCTTATCCGCCGCGACCGGCTGCACGGAAACCTCTGGATCCAGGGCGGTCCGCGTATGCGGGCCATGTTCGCGGATGATCCCTCGCAGGCGCCGGCGCTCAACAAGATTCCTCTGGTCAAATGGCAAAAGGGTTACGTATACGTCAGTTCCACGCACAGCCTGCTGCCGCGCGGCTTGAACCGGGTTTACGACGAATGGGGCGGGGAAAAGCCGTCCGGATGCCTTCTTCACGCCAAATTCCTGCATTTACTGGAGGAAAAGGTTAATGAAGAATTCGAGCGGCGCGAGCACTATGCCGGGGGGCGGGAGTTCCTGGCATATCGGCAGCGCCTTGAGGGACAGGAGAGCTTCTGGACGGAGTTCTCCGAGCGCTACAGGGGGTGGCGCCAATTAGAAGAACTCGGCCTGATGTCATCGGGCGGGTGGATTTAGGGGGAGCGTTCGGGGTGAGTGTCGGGATGTGCATTTTGGCACACCATCACCTGTATCGGGTGGTGGAGTTGGCCAGTCATCTGCACGACCACGGCTGTCGCGTCGTGATCCATGTGGATTCCGCGACCTCCGACCGCGAATACGATAAGCTCGTCCAGGACCTCTCCGACCGCGACATTGTCTTTGCGAAGCGGCACCGCTGCGAATGGGGCACCTACGCTCTGCATGAAGCGGCGCTCGAAGCGTCCCGCCTGCTGATCGAGAGCTTCCAGGATGTGGAGCATGTCTGCCTCGTCAGCGGCTCTTGCCTGCCGATCCGCCCGGTGGCCGAGCTGATCGAGCATTTGGCGCAGAACCCCGATACCGATTTCGTGGAAAGCCGCGTTCTGGGCCAGGAGCAGTGGGTGCAGGACGGGCTCGCTGAGGAGCGGTTCAGCCTCTACTTCCCGTTCGGCTGGCGCTCCAACCGCTGGCTCTTCGACAAGTTCGTGGATCTGCAGCGTCGCATGGGGGTGAAGCGCGCGGCGCCGAAGCACCTGACGCTCGCGCTCGGCTCGCAATGGTGGACGCTGAGCCGCCAGACGCTGCGCGCGATCCTCGACGATCCGCTGAAGGGCGAGACGGACCGCTTCTTCCGCCACTGCTGGATCGTGGACGAGGCCTATGTCCAGACGCTGGTGCGGCGGCATTCGAAGAAGCTGGTCACGCGCTCGCTCTGCCTGACGGAGTTCGATCCGCAGGGCAAGCCGTTCACCTTCTACGACGATCACGCGCACCTGCTGCAGAGCACCGACCACTTCTTCGCGCGGAAGATCTGGCATGGGGCGACGGGCCTCTACAACAAATACCTGAGCGGCGTCGAACCGATCACCGCGGCCCGCCGGCCGAAGCGTGAGGCGCTGCCGGATGTCGTCGCCGCGGGGCGCGATCGCCGCTGCCGGGGTCGCACCGGCCTGCTGAGCCAGAGCCGCTTCCCGGCCCAGGGCTTCACGCGGCAGCCGCAGACGGCGCGCTCCTACCTTGTGCTCGACGGCTACGACTTCCTCTTCAAGGACATGCCGGAGTGGCTGCGTGCCCAAGGCGCAGATACCGCCCACGGCCGGCTGTTCCACCCCGAACGGGTCGAGCTGGAACAGGACAGCGGCATCGCGCCGGGTGCCGTCGTCAGCAATGCCAAGA is a genomic window of Pontivivens ytuae containing:
- the cysQ gene encoding 3'(2'),5'-bisphosphate nucleotidase CysQ codes for the protein MDYDAVTETFRRLALEAGAKIMEIYGSDDFEVRAKGDDSPVTAADEAADALISAGLRAAFPEMAFVTEEQAATHEQSAATFLIVDPLDGTKEFVQRRGEFTVNIALVEDGVPARGVVYAPAIGRLFYTDATGQTVEEAAPFGPAPGATTPLSVAEANGPLRVVASKSHRDQATDDYIGKYDVAELVSAGSSLKFCLVAAGEADLYPRLGRTMEWDTAAGDAVLRGAGGRMVRFEDHATFAYGKPRFENGHFIACGRGVELKA
- a CDS encoding 3-deoxy-manno-octulosonate cytidylyltransferase, which produces MSDVLIAIPARYASTRYPGKPLVELRGASGERRSLIRRSWDAACAVAGGAQVVVATDDDRIAEHARGFGAEVVMTSESCANGTERCADVLERTGLTPGIVVNLQGDAPLTPAWFVEDLIAALRADDSVDVATPVLRTDSEALAGFREDRLNGRVGGTTAVFDRQGRALYFSKEVIPYTGRDFAPGEDNPVFHHVGVYAYRPAALGRYRDWPTGPLERWEGLEQLRFLENGAAIRCVEVEARGRAFWELNNPVDVSRIEAILAEQGID
- a CDS encoding glycosyltransferase family 2 protein, giving the protein MRAAPSVSVVIPNRGRAELLDRALIGLRRQWPVVPEIVVVSDRAEPHPLADIWVHQPEPNVARARNAGINAAHGAIIAFLDDDAVPAPGWLEALLAAFEDPAVEAAGGPVLGPDGETVQWDRTGFNEAGEDGADHPHLKLNGTNMAVRRSTLARLGGFDERYAYFLDETDLLLRVYRQNGRAAWCTDAVVHHHTATNAVRGRMSTAEGFRVLGRSKATFCATHLTDQAAQVQAHADFAQEQRRRLLNAHQFGRLSGKGVSARQTALIEGLAEPVAAPKLATISEDAKAAGHPSARPRRIALIPRLLGRRAARRAAARLADSGAEVFLIELRWLRLPPRTTFRTPGYWWVRRGLFGTGYRYPRFTNAAQNELNRLKPLDSVIWGTTGGDAKWVETGEDRPPETASARRISWADVVLRSQLQP
- the galU gene encoding UTP--glucose-1-phosphate uridylyltransferase GalU, whose product is MKRKVTKAVFPVAGMGTRFLPATKSIPKEIMTLVDRPLIQYAIDEAREAGIKEFIFVTARGKQSLEDYFDSAPELEKTLRQKGKTDLLDQLKRTDMESGAIAYVRQREALGLGHAVWCARRLIGNEPFAVLLPDDVIQGERACLADMVEAHAETGGNIVAAMEVPNEKVSSYGILGVSEDNGVRAKVSSMVEKPAMEDAPSNLAVIGRYILTPSVLQNLNKKERGAGNEIQLTDAIAKEIGSESGVYGLRFEGQRFDCGSKAGYLQATVAFGLDREDLRDELSDFLQTVQLASNAAAAAE
- a CDS encoding glycosyltransferase, encoding MLHIDQSRAFARARDMRPTGIDRVERHLAQALASTSSVTGLVRSGGRVWHGPVDELFEVVDSADVLDLAALATPWRDATRRRRETALRQRFGRGGRLADGFERGATYFAAGHNLPTYREMAVLREASVRLAILVHDIIPLTHPKLSRTAPAARFQERMTGVARHADVILHLSDVGREKWRTAFGPPPPGQMHDVLKLGPTGAPPLTRAPSERPEFLALSTIEPRKGHDLLLDLWEQFPEPPRLHLVGRRGWHDAAFFRRLDAAVASGAVIEHPDLDDAGVRALMARCRALLFPSVAEGYGLPVAEALTANLPVIASDLPELREIHGERVRYVTVSDREAWMLAISPFLCDRLVAGGGAPDLPSWDEVALQVRAIM
- a CDS encoding glycosyltransferase family 2 protein; the protein is MKIRETIYRLALRARRRRLQLRSLLKGRELTCLRALPADLDPEAILLVSTMRNELARLPYFLRYYRDIGVNQFIMIDNGSTDGTLEYLLEQDDVAVWHTTASYKASRFGCDWVNALLTRHAAGHWTLVVDVDEFLVYPHADTRPLNALTDWLDSSSVKSFSAMLLDMYSENPIRDTIYEPGQNPFDQLAWFDPGNYLIRRDRLHGNLWIQGGPRMRAMFADDPSQAPALNKIPLVKWQKGYVYVSSTHSLLPRGLNRVYDEWGGEKPSGCLLHAKFLHLLEEKVNEEFERREHYAGGREFLAYRQRLEGQESFWTEFSERYRGWRQLEELGLMSSGGWI
- a CDS encoding beta-1,6-N-acetylglucosaminyltransferase, whose protein sequence is MASHLHDHGCRVVIHVDSATSDREYDKLVQDLSDRDIVFAKRHRCEWGTYALHEAALEASRLLIESFQDVEHVCLVSGSCLPIRPVAELIEHLAQNPDTDFVESRVLGQEQWVQDGLAEERFSLYFPFGWRSNRWLFDKFVDLQRRMGVKRAAPKHLTLALGSQWWTLSRQTLRAILDDPLKGETDRFFRHCWIVDEAYVQTLVRRHSKKLVTRSLCLTEFDPQGKPFTFYDDHAHLLQSTDHFFARKIWHGATGLYNKYLSGVEPITAARRPKREALPDVVAAGRDRRCRGRTGLLSQSRFPAQGFTRQPQTARSYLVLDGYDFLFKDMPEWLRAQGADTAHGRLFHPERVELEQDSGIAPGAVVSNAKIRDWNEQQFLTNLIWSDQERQQSFLFHVSDSTPMASFLLRDPNAQIFFIKGAWVFNLTPSAGEDPRQFRRRALRLKLLEQKHIAELEQQTTQARVHVWELADVLANPAAPLRAVADAIEGRPAAELSGLPTMRSEHGMDQLVHRLHAETAREERSSVARFPLRRLRSAMDARPGPSEGA